Proteins encoded together in one Halococcus agarilyticus window:
- the gatC gene encoding Asp-tRNA(Asn)/Glu-tRNA(Gln) amidotransferase subunit GatC, whose amino-acid sequence MSNGSVDPAEVRHVADLARVDLAEDETEAFAEQFAAVLEYFDALDEVPEIESEPDLANVLRTDEVRDGLTQEEALRNAPATEDGYFEGPPVG is encoded by the coding sequence ATGAGCAACGGGAGCGTCGACCCGGCCGAAGTCCGCCACGTCGCCGATCTCGCGCGGGTCGACCTCGCTGAGGACGAGACCGAGGCGTTCGCCGAGCAGTTCGCCGCAGTCCTGGAGTACTTCGACGCGCTCGACGAGGTCCCCGAGATCGAATCGGAGCCGGATCTCGCGAACGTTCTCCGGACCGACGAGGTGCGCGACGGACTGACTCAGGAGGAAGCGCTCCGGAACGCACCGGCCACCGAGGACGGCTACTTCGAGGGGCCGCCGGTCGGATGA
- the gatA gene encoding Asp-tRNA(Asn)/Glu-tRNA(Gln) amidotransferase subunit GatA codes for MSHDAFITREAIEGASTGPLADRTVAVKDNISTDGVRTTCGSTMLEAYVPPYDATVVERLKEAGATIAGKTNMDEFGMGTTTETSHFGPTTNPVDDERVPGGSSGGSAAAVAAGEADLALGSDTGGSVRCPAAFCGVVGIKPTYGLVSRYGLVAYANSLEQIGPLAPTVEGAAELLDVIAGADERDATTRDRGDDANYAAAADGDVEGMTVGVLADLVEGADDRVRSVFEDTIDDLAARGAEIREVELDSLEHAVQAYYVIAMAEASSNLARFDGVRYGESGGFDGDWNDAFARSREAGFGPEVKRRILLGTYALSAGYHDRYYKKAQDARAWIKRDFDSALAEADVLASPTMPVLPPKLGESLDDPLQLYLMDANTVPVNLADLPAISVPAGTADGLPVGIQFVGPAFGEERIVRAGSAIEG; via the coding sequence ATGAGCCACGACGCGTTCATCACCCGCGAGGCGATCGAGGGGGCGTCGACGGGGCCGCTCGCCGACCGGACGGTCGCGGTGAAGGACAACATCTCGACCGACGGCGTCCGGACCACCTGTGGCTCGACGATGCTCGAAGCGTACGTCCCGCCGTACGACGCCACTGTGGTCGAACGGCTGAAGGAGGCGGGCGCGACGATCGCCGGGAAAACCAACATGGACGAGTTCGGGATGGGCACCACCACCGAGACCTCCCACTTCGGCCCGACGACGAACCCCGTCGACGACGAGCGGGTTCCAGGGGGGTCGTCGGGCGGGAGCGCGGCGGCGGTCGCCGCGGGCGAGGCCGATCTCGCACTCGGCTCCGATACGGGGGGTTCGGTGCGGTGTCCCGCCGCGTTCTGTGGCGTCGTCGGGATCAAACCCACCTACGGACTCGTCTCGCGGTACGGGCTGGTCGCGTACGCGAACAGCCTGGAGCAGATCGGGCCGCTCGCACCCACCGTCGAGGGGGCTGCCGAACTCCTCGACGTCATCGCGGGGGCGGACGAGCGCGACGCGACGACCCGTGATCGCGGCGACGACGCGAACTACGCGGCCGCCGCCGACGGTGACGTCGAGGGGATGACCGTCGGCGTCCTCGCCGATCTCGTCGAGGGGGCCGACGACCGGGTTCGATCGGTCTTCGAGGACACGATCGACGATCTCGCCGCCCGGGGTGCCGAGATCCGCGAGGTCGAACTCGACTCGCTCGAACACGCCGTGCAGGCGTACTACGTCATCGCGATGGCGGAGGCTTCCTCGAACCTCGCACGGTTCGACGGGGTCCGGTACGGCGAGTCAGGAGGGTTCGACGGCGACTGGAACGACGCGTTCGCGCGTTCGCGCGAGGCCGGCTTCGGCCCGGAGGTCAAGCGCCGAATCCTGCTCGGGACGTACGCCCTCTCGGCCGGCTACCACGACAGGTACTACAAGAAGGCCCAGGACGCCCGCGCGTGGATCAAACGGGACTTCGATAGCGCGCTCGCCGAAGCGGACGTGCTCGCGAGCCCGACGATGCCCGTCCTCCCGCCGAAGCTCGGCGAGAGCCTCGACGATCCCCTCCAGCTCTACCTGATGGACGCGAACACCGTCCCGGTGAACCTCGCCGACCTGCCCGCGATCTCGGTGCCCGCCGGAACCGCGGATGGACTGCCGGTCGGCATCCAGTTCGTCGGCCCGGCGTTCGGCGAGGAGCGGATCGTGCGGGCGGGGAGCGCGATCGAGGGATAG